In Paenibacillus phoenicis, one genomic interval encodes:
- a CDS encoding SDR family NAD(P)-dependent oxidoreductase, protein MAMRYTALVTGADYGIGLELVRKLLEEGHQVFAGRFNHKEQALPELASAYGEQLTLVDLDVGSDASVQAAAAKVKEHTESLDLLINNAAILGDIETTVLGELNFEEMLQVYNVNALGSLRMTNALIGLILNSNGRTIANISSEAGSVGQCYRDRWFAYTMSKAAVNMHSNVVHNGIKAQGGQVLVLHPGWVQTFMRGEKDAAAPLTPEQSAGKLWGIIREAMEREDKPLEKPVFLDVDGHVLPW, encoded by the coding sequence ATGGCAATGAGGTATACGGCATTGGTGACCGGCGCTGATTACGGCATCGGACTGGAATTGGTGCGCAAACTGCTGGAGGAAGGGCACCAAGTCTTTGCCGGGAGATTTAACCACAAGGAACAGGCGTTGCCGGAGCTGGCTTCAGCGTACGGAGAACAGTTGACCCTCGTGGATCTGGACGTGGGCAGCGATGCCAGCGTACAGGCAGCAGCAGCCAAAGTGAAGGAGCATACGGAATCGCTCGACCTGCTGATCAATAATGCGGCGATCTTGGGCGATATTGAAACGACGGTGCTTGGCGAACTGAACTTTGAAGAAATGCTGCAGGTATATAACGTGAACGCGCTCGGAAGCCTGCGTATGACAAATGCATTAATCGGGCTGATCCTGAACAGCAACGGTCGCACGATCGCCAATATCTCCTCGGAAGCAGGCAGCGTTGGCCAGTGCTACAGAGACAGATGGTTCGCTTATACGATGTCGAAGGCGGCGGTGAATATGCACTCGAACGTCGTACACAACGGCATAAAGGCGCAAGGAGGACAAGTGCTGGTGCTGCATCCCGGTTGGGTGCAGACCTTTATGCGCGGCGAGAAGGATGCCGCGGCTCCCCTCACACCGGAGCAATCCGCTGGCAAACTGTGGGGCATCATCCGCGAGGCGATGGAACGGGAGGACAAACCTCTTGAGAAGCCCGTATTCCTCGATGTGGATGGACACGTTTTGCCGTGGTAG
- the fucU gene encoding L-fucose mutarotase — translation MLKGISSLLSPELLKILMEMGHSDEIVLADGNFPAASHAQRLIRCDGHGIPDLLEAILPLFPLDSYVDHPVALMAVMPGDPVETPIWEEYRRIVSRHHPAAQPFEEVERFAFYERAKQAYAIVSTGEKALYANLILKKGVVTL, via the coding sequence ATGTTAAAGGGCATATCCAGCCTGCTTTCGCCGGAACTGCTAAAAATATTAATGGAGATGGGGCATTCGGACGAGATTGTGCTTGCTGACGGCAATTTTCCAGCCGCAAGCCATGCCCAGCGATTGATCCGTTGCGACGGCCACGGAATCCCCGATTTGCTGGAAGCGATCCTGCCGTTGTTCCCGCTCGACAGTTACGTGGACCATCCGGTCGCATTGATGGCGGTGATGCCCGGTGATCCGGTGGAAACACCAATCTGGGAGGAGTACCGAAGGATCGTAAGCCGTCACCATCCAGCGGCTCAGCCGTTTGAAGAGGTCGAGCGGTTCGCTTTTTACGAACGGGCCAAACAGGCGTATGCGATCGTCTCTACCGGGGAGAAGGCGTTATACGCTAACCTAATTCTGAAAAAAGGCGTTGTCACATTGTAA
- a CDS encoding rhamnulokinase, which yields MSSEQQHVPCVLAFDLGASSGRAFIGEIRSESPDNSTGATADAPGVRKLHITEIHRFPNVPVQIGWHLHWDTPMLLREIKTGIRKAFQAGYRPESCAIDTWGVDFGLLDRNGELLGIPYHYRDRQTEGLVEEVSALVGAERLFRESGLQFMPFNTLYQLYAMKKAGSPKLDLAETLLLTPDLLSYFLTGRRVCEFTMATTTGLFDPGRGAWNSALMEQLGIPSTIFPDPVPPGTVIGELTAEVCAELDVPPIKTIAVASHDTESAAAAVPADSPAFAYLVSGTWSLLGTQMAKPLLTPAVLERQFSNEGGVDGTYHLLKNIMGLWILQECKRKWEQAGEAYTFAELVKLAEQAEPLRSLIDPDDLRFMNPADMPEEIRAYCRETGQPVPDSPGAFARCILESLALRYRQVLEQAEELTGSRFAGLHMVGGGIQNELLCRLTAEAIGRPVWAGPVEASAIGNLLVQLRTSGWLKDLQEGLELVKASFPFQVYEPKQETEPENEKRTALWAAAYERFERLGRSIPC from the coding sequence ATGTCATCGGAACAACAACACGTTCCTTGCGTCCTCGCGTTTGACTTGGGCGCGAGCAGCGGCCGGGCATTCATTGGCGAAATCCGTTCCGAAAGCCCGGATAACTCTACTGGTGCCACTGCTGATGCGCCCGGCGTTCGGAAGTTGCACATCACCGAGATCCACCGTTTCCCGAACGTTCCGGTTCAGATCGGCTGGCACCTGCATTGGGATACGCCGATGCTGCTGCGGGAGATCAAAACCGGCATTCGCAAAGCGTTCCAGGCCGGATATCGGCCGGAGAGCTGTGCCATCGACACCTGGGGCGTCGATTTTGGCCTGTTGGATCGAAACGGCGAGCTGTTAGGCATCCCGTACCACTATCGGGATCGTCAAACCGAAGGGTTGGTCGAAGAGGTATCCGCCCTTGTTGGTGCGGAGCGATTGTTCCGCGAAAGCGGACTGCAGTTTATGCCTTTTAACACGTTATATCAGCTATATGCCATGAAAAAAGCCGGCTCCCCCAAGCTCGACTTGGCCGAAACGCTGCTGTTGACGCCGGATCTGCTGAGCTATTTCCTGACCGGTCGGCGGGTCTGCGAATTTACGATGGCGACCACGACGGGGCTGTTCGACCCAGGGCGGGGCGCGTGGAACTCCGCGTTGATGGAGCAGCTGGGCATTCCAAGCACGATCTTCCCCGATCCGGTTCCCCCAGGGACCGTGATCGGGGAACTGACGGCGGAGGTGTGCGCCGAGCTTGATGTGCCGCCGATCAAAACAATCGCCGTCGCCTCGCACGACACGGAGTCCGCAGCGGCGGCGGTACCGGCAGATTCGCCGGCGTTCGCCTACCTTGTCAGCGGCACCTGGTCGCTGTTGGGGACGCAAATGGCGAAGCCCTTGCTGACGCCGGCGGTGCTGGAGCGGCAATTTTCCAACGAGGGCGGCGTAGACGGCACCTACCATTTGCTCAAAAACATCATGGGCCTATGGATCCTCCAGGAATGTAAACGCAAATGGGAGCAGGCCGGCGAAGCCTATACCTTCGCCGAGTTGGTGAAATTGGCGGAACAGGCCGAGCCGCTGCGCAGCTTGATCGATCCGGATGATCTGCGGTTTATGAATCCGGCCGACATGCCGGAGGAGATCCGGGCGTATTGCCGGGAAACCGGCCAGCCGGTGCCGGATTCGCCGGGGGCCTTCGCCCGCTGCATCCTCGAGAGCCTGGCACTCCGCTACCGCCAGGTGCTGGAGCAGGCCGAGGAGCTGACCGGCTCTCGATTTGCCGGGCTGCATATGGTGGGCGGCGGCATTCAAAACGAACTGCTCTGCCGCTTAACTGCGGAGGCGATCGGCCGTCCGGTATGGGCGGGACCGGTGGAGGCCAGCGCGATCGGCAACCTGCTGGTCCAGCTGCGGACCAGCGGCTGGCTTAAAGACCTGCAAGAAGGCCTGGAATTGGTGAAGGCTTCATTCCCGTTTCAAGTGTATGAGCCGAAGCAAGAGACAGAGCCGGAGAACGAGAAGCGCACAGCCCTCTGGGCTGCCGCTTACGAGCGATTCGAACGACTGGGGAGGTCGATCCCATGTTAA
- a CDS encoding class II aldolase/adducin family protein yields the protein MQNMETRQELCKYARKIVASGLVVGPGGNISARAGDKMYLSPSGFALEEIEPEQWIEVDIPTGEVTDIGLRPSSEVLMHLYGYRQKPDMGAMVHTHPAHCIAFTLIERELPIMFPDQAALVGRTAFIPYLIPTTELLANAVAEKVNEASSILLGNHGLVTTGRNLREAYYRTQVVEESAKIYLSAKAAGTLVPLTDQEVADIAALESEDYRIALLQKMK from the coding sequence ATGCAAAACATGGAAACGCGCCAAGAACTGTGCAAATATGCCCGCAAAATCGTAGCGAGCGGGTTGGTTGTAGGGCCGGGCGGCAACATCAGCGCCCGGGCCGGCGACAAGATGTACTTGTCGCCCAGCGGCTTCGCGCTGGAGGAGATCGAGCCTGAGCAGTGGATCGAAGTGGATATCCCAACCGGGGAGGTGACCGATATCGGCCTGCGCCCGTCGTCCGAGGTGCTGATGCATCTTTACGGCTACCGCCAAAAGCCTGACATGGGAGCGATGGTGCATACGCACCCGGCCCATTGCATCGCTTTTACGCTGATTGAGCGAGAGTTGCCGATCATGTTCCCGGACCAGGCCGCATTGGTTGGACGAACGGCATTTATCCCTTATTTGATCCCAACCACGGAATTGCTGGCGAACGCAGTCGCCGAGAAGGTGAATGAGGCGAGCTCGATTTTGCTGGGGAACCATGGGCTGGTGACGACAGGCCGAAATTTGCGGGAGGCCTACTACCGGACCCAGGTTGTGGAGGAGAGCGCGAAAATTTACTTAAGCGCGAAAGCGGCGGGAACGCTTGTCCCGTTAACGGATCAGGAGGTCGCAGATATCGCCGCACTTGAAAGCGAAGACTACCGGATTGCGCTGCTTCAAAAAATGAAGTGA
- a CDS encoding L-fucose isomerase codes for MVENGYRWRDGFPKIGIRPTIDGRRRGVRESLEEQTMNLAKAVARLLEAELRYPNGQPVECVIADTCIGGVAEAAAAAKKFKAAEVGVSITVTPCWCYGTETMDTDPQIPKAVWGFNGTGRPGAVYLAAVLSAHAQKGLPAFGIYGEDVQDEGDDRIPADVQEKLLRFARSGLAAAMMRDRAYLSMGSVSMGIAGSMVNDAFFQEYLGMRNEYIDMTEFTRRMEEGIYDPEEYQVALAWVKQNCQEGPDNNPAHLQTSRERKDLEWETVVKMTLITRDLMIGNPRLAELGYEEEAQGHHAIASGFQGQRQWTDHFPNGDFMETILNSSFDWNGTRAPYIVATENDSLNGVGMLFGYLLTNTAQIFADVRTYWSPASVERVTGYKLEGRAAFGILHLINSGSAALDGTGEQIKDGAPVIKPFWEISEEEVGRMLQATQFRPASLEYFRGGGFSTDYLTRGGMPMTMTRLNLVKGLGPVLQIAEGYSVDLPEHVHDTLDKRTDPTWPSTWFAPNLTGSGAFTSVYDVMDHWGANHGVISYGHIGADLITLASILRIPVSMHNVPKEKVFRPRAWGLFGTEDAESADFRACAAFGPLYK; via the coding sequence ATGGTTGAAAACGGTTACAGATGGCGGGACGGTTTCCCGAAGATCGGCATTCGTCCGACGATTGACGGCAGACGAAGAGGGGTACGCGAATCCCTGGAGGAGCAAACGATGAACTTGGCCAAGGCGGTGGCTCGGCTGCTAGAGGCGGAGCTCCGTTATCCGAACGGACAACCGGTAGAATGCGTGATTGCCGATACCTGCATCGGCGGCGTGGCCGAAGCGGCGGCAGCAGCGAAGAAATTCAAGGCGGCGGAGGTCGGGGTGTCCATCACCGTAACGCCGTGCTGGTGCTATGGCACGGAAACGATGGATACCGATCCGCAGATCCCGAAGGCGGTATGGGGCTTTAACGGCACTGGCCGACCGGGAGCGGTGTATTTGGCCGCCGTATTATCCGCCCATGCGCAAAAAGGGCTCCCGGCCTTTGGCATCTACGGCGAGGATGTGCAGGATGAAGGCGATGACCGGATTCCAGCCGACGTGCAAGAGAAGCTGCTGCGTTTTGCCCGCAGCGGACTGGCGGCCGCGATGATGCGTGATCGGGCGTATCTGTCGATGGGCTCGGTGTCGATGGGGATCGCCGGTTCGATGGTGAACGATGCCTTTTTCCAGGAATATCTGGGGATGCGCAACGAGTATATCGACATGACCGAGTTCACACGGCGGATGGAGGAAGGGATTTACGATCCCGAGGAATACCAAGTGGCGCTGGCTTGGGTGAAGCAGAACTGCCAAGAAGGTCCGGACAATAACCCGGCCCATTTGCAAACCTCGCGGGAGCGGAAAGACCTGGAATGGGAGACGGTCGTCAAAATGACGCTGATCACGCGCGACCTGATGATCGGCAACCCGCGCCTCGCAGAATTGGGCTACGAGGAGGAAGCGCAAGGCCATCATGCGATCGCCTCCGGCTTCCAGGGGCAACGCCAGTGGACGGATCATTTCCCGAACGGCGATTTCATGGAGACGATTCTCAACTCGTCGTTTGATTGGAACGGTACGCGTGCGCCATATATTGTGGCAACCGAAAATGACAGTCTCAACGGCGTTGGCATGCTGTTCGGCTATTTGCTGACGAATACGGCGCAAATTTTTGCCGATGTGCGGACGTACTGGAGCCCGGCATCCGTGGAGCGGGTGACCGGCTATAAGCTGGAGGGCCGGGCAGCATTCGGCATCCTGCACCTTATCAACTCCGGTTCGGCGGCGCTTGACGGCACCGGCGAGCAAATAAAAGACGGCGCTCCTGTCATCAAGCCGTTCTGGGAGATCAGCGAGGAAGAGGTCGGGCGCATGCTGCAAGCCACGCAGTTCCGGCCGGCTTCTCTGGAGTATTTCCGGGGCGGCGGTTTCTCCACCGACTACTTGACTCGCGGCGGCATGCCGATGACGATGACCCGGCTCAACCTGGTCAAAGGGCTTGGCCCGGTGCTGCAAATCGCCGAGGGCTATTCGGTGGACCTGCCGGAGCATGTGCATGACACGCTCGACAAGCGGACCGACCCGACGTGGCCGTCAACCTGGTTTGCACCCAATCTGACCGGCAGCGGCGCGTTTACCAGCGTCTACGACGTCATGGACCACTGGGGAGCGAACCACGGCGTCATCAGCTATGGCCATATCGGCGCCGACTTGATTACGCTGGCCTCGATCCTGCGCATTCCGGTCAGCATGCATAACGTGCCGAAGGAGAAGGTGTTCCGCCCAAGGGCTTGGGGCCTGTTCGGGACCGAGGATGCGGAGAGCGCCGACTTCCGGGCATGTGCTGCGTTTGGGCCGTTATACAAATAA
- a CDS encoding AraC family transcriptional regulator, whose protein sequence is MPKIEIPYRKSDRFRFKKTPELLYAGQVVDERRFYAPPQIHDYCEILYIVEGRGEFRIGGTIYEVHPGDVAVYNAGVPHEERSISTEPFKVIYCGVGNVHIDGVPPGQLLPASVDPVIPCEKYAYKVESYLSEMLQECDSQVLGYETLSNNLLMSLITLLYRIVDVKHPFDPLKDKNEITVRTKQFIDKNYTRSITLKEIADTLYVSQHYLSHLFKKELGDSPVNYLINRRIEEAKRLLRETNAPIHEVAARVGYGNDKYFSMLFKKVTGQSPSTFREMK, encoded by the coding sequence GTGCCGAAAATCGAAATTCCTTATCGCAAAAGCGACCGTTTTCGTTTCAAAAAAACGCCCGAATTACTCTACGCCGGCCAGGTCGTCGACGAGCGCCGCTTCTACGCGCCGCCGCAGATCCACGACTATTGCGAGATCCTTTATATCGTCGAAGGCCGCGGGGAATTCCGCATCGGCGGCACAATCTATGAAGTGCATCCCGGGGATGTCGCTGTCTATAATGCGGGCGTCCCGCATGAAGAGCGTTCAATCAGCACTGAACCGTTTAAGGTCATTTACTGCGGCGTTGGCAACGTGCATATCGACGGCGTACCACCGGGACAGCTGCTGCCTGCCTCCGTCGACCCGGTCATCCCGTGCGAGAAATACGCCTACAAGGTGGAGAGCTACCTGTCAGAAATGCTCCAGGAATGCGACTCCCAAGTGCTCGGATACGAAACGCTCAGCAATAACCTGCTCATGTCGCTGATCACGCTTCTGTACCGGATCGTGGACGTGAAGCATCCGTTTGATCCGCTGAAGGACAAGAACGAAATTACCGTCCGCACCAAGCAGTTCATCGATAAGAACTACACCCGCAGCATCACGCTCAAAGAGATCGCCGATACCCTCTACGTGAGCCAGCACTATTTATCTCATCTCTTTAAAAAAGAACTCGGCGATTCCCCCGTCAACTACCTCATTAACCGCCGGATTGAAGAGGCCAAGCGCCTGCTCCGGGAAACCAATGCGCCGATTCACGAAGTCGCCGCCCGAGTGGGTTACGGGAACGACAAATATTTCTCCATGCTGTTCAAGAAGGTGACCGGCCAATCCCCCAGCACTTTCCGGGAAATGAAATAA
- a CDS encoding glycoside hydrolase family 88/105 protein, whose protein sequence is MGEYIEDRESSYYWFGDEDERILEVIAARYIGANPPIPFALRTFSKTGILQTAEGLYDMDFPAKLPHAEDGDYVYAYGLVWSDGERAIDGVLEPLGPVRLFVNEKLEYHSTVVDELDPKARIKVPLVFTSGWNTLLIEARKTPSGFGCRFGADEAKVRILQVLAPFADRQGSAGWVYSEPVKTACFGGSDQGQAYPDWQGSEAATGLEWFPAVKWPEQSQGLPNLERICGNPAQPAAAYAWSSVRIPVSADRIELSGTVRGTTHIWVDDSLATTVTGGGPFHVQTEVQPGVRQIVVRTENAKEGWGFELAAEAGGKPLAFTEPVKVHGNPGTWLYLGPLPAERMLKPQEIRTLKKPFDGLGGCIYWAVDAPETRVRPFYENAMLSNKWTTEGATNFGRWDYPLGVTMYGLLRTAKELNRPDIRQYALSHISSCTEMYEYSLWDREEYGFPGINHQLVLLRMLDNCGSFGSAMLEAYLDGAEQAEFRKIADTIADFMLHRLERREDGAFYRRCEGEYSADTMWADDLYMSAPFLTRYSMVTGEADAINEAAKQFLRFKRYLYMSDQQVMSHVYDFKYGQPTLIPWGRGNGWVLFSLSELLERLPETHEDREELLTMFRELSQGIAALQSDSGLWHQVLNRPDAYLEASCTAMFVYAFSRGVRFGWLDREGPYIEAALKGWRGLAAQVIDRQGNVHGVCSGSRYSFSPDYYMEDLRTVRNDNHGIGIMMLAAVEVLRLKALRSSKEGR, encoded by the coding sequence TTGGGCGAATATATCGAGGATCGGGAGAGTTCCTATTATTGGTTCGGTGACGAAGACGAACGGATTTTGGAAGTGATCGCCGCAAGGTATATCGGGGCGAATCCGCCGATCCCGTTTGCGCTGCGCACTTTCTCCAAAACGGGAATTTTGCAGACGGCAGAAGGCTTGTATGACATGGACTTTCCCGCCAAGCTTCCGCATGCGGAGGATGGTGATTACGTCTATGCGTACGGGCTGGTCTGGAGTGACGGGGAGCGGGCGATCGACGGTGTCTTGGAGCCGTTGGGGCCGGTGCGGCTGTTCGTAAACGAGAAGTTGGAATACCATTCTACGGTTGTTGACGAACTCGACCCCAAGGCGCGAATTAAGGTGCCGCTCGTATTCACCTCGGGCTGGAACACACTGCTGATCGAGGCGCGAAAAACTCCCTCCGGCTTCGGCTGCCGGTTCGGGGCCGATGAAGCGAAGGTACGGATTCTGCAGGTCTTAGCCCCGTTTGCCGACCGGCAGGGGAGTGCTGGCTGGGTGTATTCCGAGCCGGTGAAGACGGCTTGCTTCGGTGGAAGCGACCAAGGCCAGGCTTATCCGGATTGGCAAGGATCTGAAGCGGCGACTGGGTTGGAATGGTTTCCGGCAGTAAAATGGCCGGAACAATCACAAGGACTGCCGAATCTGGAACGAATCTGTGGCAATCCGGCTCAGCCTGCAGCGGCTTATGCCTGGAGCTCGGTCCGTATCCCGGTCTCCGCCGATCGCATCGAGCTGAGCGGAACCGTTCGGGGAACGACGCACATCTGGGTGGATGATAGTCTTGCCACCACGGTTACGGGCGGCGGACCGTTCCATGTTCAAACCGAGGTTCAGCCGGGAGTTCGGCAGATCGTGGTGCGAACGGAAAACGCAAAAGAAGGCTGGGGCTTCGAGCTGGCAGCGGAAGCCGGTGGGAAGCCGCTGGCTTTCACTGAACCGGTGAAGGTTCATGGAAATCCTGGCACGTGGTTGTACCTGGGCCCCCTTCCGGCGGAAAGGATGCTAAAGCCGCAAGAGATCCGTACGCTCAAGAAACCGTTTGACGGCTTAGGCGGCTGTATTTACTGGGCGGTGGATGCTCCGGAGACGCGCGTCCGGCCTTTTTACGAGAATGCGATGTTAAGCAATAAGTGGACGACCGAAGGGGCAACTAATTTCGGACGCTGGGATTATCCGCTGGGCGTGACGATGTACGGTTTGCTTCGCACGGCGAAGGAATTGAACCGCCCGGACATCCGGCAGTATGCACTCTCCCATATTTCCAGTTGCACAGAAATGTATGAATACTCGTTATGGGACCGGGAGGAGTACGGTTTTCCGGGGATCAACCATCAGCTCGTGTTGCTGCGGATGCTCGATAATTGCGGATCCTTTGGATCCGCGATGCTGGAGGCTTATCTGGATGGAGCGGAGCAGGCCGAGTTCCGCAAGATTGCGGACACGATCGCCGATTTTATGCTGCATCGGCTGGAGCGGCGGGAGGACGGAGCTTTTTACCGGCGTTGTGAAGGAGAATATTCGGCCGATACGATGTGGGCGGACGATTTGTATATGAGCGCCCCGTTTCTCACCCGTTATTCGATGGTGACGGGTGAGGCTGACGCCATCAATGAAGCGGCGAAGCAGTTTTTACGGTTTAAGCGTTATTTGTATATGAGCGATCAGCAGGTCATGTCCCATGTTTATGATTTTAAATACGGCCAACCAACCCTAATCCCTTGGGGGCGGGGGAATGGCTGGGTACTGTTTTCGTTAAGCGAGCTGCTGGAGCGGCTGCCCGAAACGCATGAGGATCGGGAGGAGCTGCTGACGATGTTCCGTGAATTAAGCCAAGGCATTGCCGCACTTCAATCCGATTCCGGGTTATGGCACCAGGTCCTCAATCGGCCAGATGCGTATTTGGAGGCTTCCTGTACCGCGATGTTCGTTTATGCCTTTTCACGTGGCGTCCGCTTCGGTTGGCTTGATCGTGAGGGGCCTTACATCGAGGCGGCGCTTAAAGGCTGGAGAGGGCTCGCCGCGCAGGTGATTGACCGCCAGGGCAATGTACATGGCGTTTGCAGCGGTTCCCGGTATTCCTTCTCTCCGGATTATTATATGGAGGATCTGCGGACGGTTCGAAACGACAATCACGGCATCGGCATTATGATGCTGGCTGCTGTGGAAGTGTTGCGGTTGAAGGCCCTGAGGTCTAGCAAGGAAGGAAGATGA
- a CDS encoding carbohydrate ABC transporter permease, whose amino-acid sequence MKEQTANRVFDVVNFVVLAVATLLCLAPFIHILAVSLSSAGPILSGKVSLLPVELTFDSYKQVFTDPSMIRSLGFTVLLTVLYTLLCMLMTIAAGYPLSKRKLRGRRFFMTVVVITMFFSGGIIPEYILVRSLNLLDSIWALVLPGLINPFYLIILITFFNNIPEGLEESAEIDGSSHFRTLIHIILPLSLPVIATLSLFYAVGRWNGFQDTLMYINSPELYPLQLKLYQMIQNNMISDLLAAEGAGAVTKLVSEGLKSASVMFATIPILLVYPWLQRYFVSGVMLGAVKG is encoded by the coding sequence GTGAAAGAACAAACCGCTAATCGTGTGTTCGATGTTGTCAATTTTGTCGTGCTTGCTGTCGCCACGTTGCTGTGTCTTGCTCCATTTATTCATATTCTCGCCGTTTCTTTAAGCTCAGCAGGGCCGATTCTGTCCGGGAAGGTCAGCTTGCTCCCGGTTGAACTGACGTTTGATTCCTACAAACAAGTATTCACCGATCCGTCGATGATCCGCTCTTTGGGATTTACGGTGCTGTTGACGGTTTTGTATACGCTGCTTTGCATGCTGATGACGATTGCCGCCGGATACCCGTTGTCCAAGCGGAAGCTGAGAGGCCGTAGATTCTTTATGACGGTCGTCGTGATCACGATGTTCTTCAGCGGGGGGATCATCCCGGAATATATTTTGGTTCGCAGCTTGAACCTGTTGGATTCGATCTGGGCGCTGGTGCTTCCAGGACTCATTAATCCATTTTACTTGATCATCCTGATCACTTTCTTTAACAACATTCCGGAAGGCTTGGAGGAATCGGCGGAGATCGATGGCAGCAGCCATTTTCGCACCCTGATCCATATCATCCTGCCGCTGTCGCTTCCGGTGATTGCGACGCTGAGCTTGTTCTATGCAGTTGGACGTTGGAACGGATTTCAGGATACGTTGATGTACATTAACAGCCCGGAGTTGTATCCGCTGCAATTAAAGCTGTATCAGATGATCCAAAACAACATGATTTCCGATCTGCTGGCGGCGGAAGGCGCTGGTGCGGTGACGAAGCTCGTTTCGGAAGGCTTGAAGTCCGCGAGCGTGATGTTCGCGACGATCCCCATCCTGCTCGTATACCCGTGGCTGCAGCGTTATTTCGTCAGCGGCGTTATGCTTGGCGCGGTGAAGGGGTAA
- a CDS encoding ABC transporter permease — protein MSWKVYIRRYWQLYALLALPLAYFVIFRYGPMYGIQIAFKDFNFFQGIGGSKWIGFEAFREVFGMRDFYLTLRNTLMLNFLDLLVSFPAPLILAILLYEMQIQWFKKLSQTILYIPHFISWVIIGGIAAQVFGTQSGLINNVITSMGFEAVPFLTEKNIWLVTYLLIGMWQSAGWGTIIYLAALTGINKELFEAASIDGAGRLKRIWHITLPGLKSTIVMLLIINLGHLITIGFDRPYVIGNLAVREYSDVLSTFVYRVGLQSGQYTIATVVGLFQAVVGLVMVLSANHISKKLTDEGII, from the coding sequence GTGAGCTGGAAAGTTTATATCCGCAGATATTGGCAGTTATACGCGTTGCTTGCGCTGCCGCTCGCTTATTTTGTGATTTTCCGATATGGCCCGATGTACGGGATTCAGATTGCATTTAAGGATTTTAACTTCTTCCAAGGGATCGGGGGCAGCAAATGGATTGGGTTTGAGGCGTTCCGGGAAGTGTTTGGGATGCGGGACTTCTATCTGACGCTTCGCAATACGCTGATGCTGAATTTCTTGGATTTGCTCGTTTCTTTCCCGGCCCCGCTCATTCTGGCCATACTGCTCTACGAAATGCAGATTCAATGGTTTAAAAAGCTGTCGCAAACGATTCTTTACATCCCGCATTTTATCTCCTGGGTGATCATTGGCGGGATTGCCGCGCAGGTGTTCGGGACGCAGTCCGGGTTGATCAACAATGTGATCACCTCGATGGGATTTGAGGCGGTTCCTTTTCTTACGGAGAAGAATATCTGGCTGGTGACTTATTTGCTTATCGGCATGTGGCAAAGTGCAGGCTGGGGGACGATCATCTATTTGGCGGCGCTCACGGGCATCAACAAAGAGCTGTTCGAAGCGGCCAGCATTGATGGAGCCGGTAGATTGAAACGAATCTGGCATATCACACTTCCCGGATTAAAATCCACCATCGTGATGCTGCTGATCATTAACTTGGGCCATTTGATTACGATTGGCTTTGATCGGCCATATGTGATCGGCAATCTTGCCGTTCGCGAGTATTCCGATGTACTCAGTACGTTCGTTTATCGCGTTGGGCTGCAGTCTGGACAGTACACGATCGCCACGGTAGTTGGCTTGTTCCAGGCCGTTGTTGGGCTGGTGATGGTGCTGTCGGCCAACCATATTTCCAAGAAGCTTACCGATGAAGGGATCATATAG